The following are encoded in a window of Arthrobacter sp. OAP107 genomic DNA:
- a CDS encoding SulP family inorganic anion transporter has translation MKPEQLQSVRATLRSPRRLKTEALAGLVVALALIPEAIAFSVIAGVDPRIGLFASFTMAVTISFVGGRPAMISAATGAVALVIAPLMRSHGLDHLIAAVILAGVFQILLAVLGVTRLMRFIPRSVMVGFVNALAILVFMAQLPELLGVPWPVYPLVAAGLLIVVGFRRITTAVPSPLVAIVLLTVFAVVAGVDVPTVQDKGQLPESLPTLFIPNVPLTWETFQTIAPFSLSMALVGLLESLMTSKLVDDITDTRSNKTRESWGQGVANIVTGFLGGMGGCAVIGQTMINVKGSGARSRVSTFLAGAFLLVLVVTLGDIVGLIPMAALVAVMIFVSAITFDWHSVAPATLRRMPKSETAVMLITVGTVVVTHNLAIGVGVGVLAAMAMFARRVAHFATVERTEVELNGRTVATYTVDGELFFASSNDLYTQFDYARDAEPDIHSVVIDLHASHLWDASTIAALDSVTEKYRRHGREVELIGLNSASIQMRERLAGKLNAAE, from the coding sequence ATGAAGCCCGAACAGCTCCAGTCCGTCCGGGCCACGCTCCGTTCCCCGCGGCGCCTCAAGACCGAGGCCCTCGCCGGACTGGTGGTGGCCCTTGCCCTCATTCCGGAAGCCATCGCGTTCTCCGTGATCGCCGGCGTGGATCCCCGGATCGGGCTGTTCGCCTCGTTCACCATGGCCGTCACCATCTCCTTCGTGGGCGGCCGGCCGGCGATGATCTCGGCCGCAACGGGCGCCGTCGCCCTGGTGATCGCGCCGCTGATGCGCAGCCATGGACTGGACCACCTGATCGCCGCGGTGATCCTCGCCGGGGTGTTCCAGATCCTGCTCGCCGTCCTGGGCGTCACCCGGCTCATGCGCTTCATCCCGCGTTCGGTGATGGTGGGCTTCGTGAACGCCCTGGCCATCCTCGTGTTCATGGCCCAGCTGCCGGAACTGCTCGGGGTTCCCTGGCCCGTGTATCCGCTGGTCGCCGCGGGCCTCCTGATCGTCGTCGGCTTCCGCCGGATTACGACGGCGGTGCCGTCGCCTTTGGTGGCCATCGTCCTCCTGACGGTCTTCGCCGTGGTGGCCGGCGTTGACGTTCCCACCGTCCAGGACAAGGGCCAGCTGCCGGAAAGCCTGCCGACGCTGTTTATCCCGAATGTGCCCCTGACGTGGGAAACCTTCCAGACCATCGCCCCGTTCTCGCTGTCCATGGCGCTGGTGGGCCTGTTGGAATCACTAATGACCTCCAAGCTCGTGGACGACATCACCGATACCCGCTCCAACAAGACCCGCGAATCCTGGGGCCAGGGCGTGGCCAACATCGTCACGGGGTTTCTGGGCGGCATGGGCGGCTGCGCGGTGATCGGGCAGACCATGATCAACGTCAAGGGTTCCGGCGCCCGGAGCCGGGTGTCGACGTTCCTCGCCGGGGCGTTCCTGCTGGTCCTGGTGGTTACCCTGGGCGACATCGTGGGCCTCATCCCCATGGCGGCACTGGTGGCTGTGATGATCTTCGTCTCGGCCATCACCTTCGACTGGCACTCCGTTGCACCGGCAACGCTGAGGCGGATGCCCAAATCGGAAACCGCAGTCATGCTCATCACGGTGGGCACGGTGGTGGTCACTCACAACCTGGCGATCGGCGTCGGCGTCGGGGTGCTGGCAGCGATGGCGATGTTCGCCCGCCGGGTGGCCCATTTCGCCACCGTGGAGCGGACGGAGGTGGAGCTCAACGGCCGGACGGTGGCCACCTACACGGTGGACGGCGAACTGTTCTTCGCCTCCTCCAACGACCTCTACACTCAGTTCGACTACGCCCGCGACGCCGAGCCGGACATCCACAGCGTGGTCATCGACCTGCACGCCTCCCACCTGTGGGATGCCTCCACCATCGCTGCGCTGGACTCCGTCACTGAGAAGTACCGGAGGCACGGCCGCGAGGTGGAACTGATCGGCCTTAACTCGGCCAGCATCCAAATGCGGGAACGGCTCGCCGGAAAGCTCAACGCCGCAGAGTGA
- a CDS encoding NlpC/P60 family protein — protein MSFRFISGRRAAAILAASGLAFTGSVAANAANAPAQQAQAPAGVFATAGQVQAPLSAASSVKIDFERPAVKSAPAPAVAAPVVVAKPAVKKAAAPAAVAPAPKVAVKAAAPAPKVAVKAAAPAPKAPVKAAAGVNAAMLASAYAQIGITQDCTAMVEKALGAAGIHVGDLAPMQFLSYGKVVSTPQPGDMVVQSGHVAIYAGGGKVISGGMNGINATMAHPLSWLTATGPVTFVRAA, from the coding sequence ATGTCGTTCCGCTTTATTTCTGGCCGCCGTGCTGCGGCCATCCTTGCAGCATCCGGCCTGGCCTTCACCGGCAGCGTCGCGGCCAATGCCGCCAACGCTCCGGCCCAGCAGGCCCAGGCTCCCGCCGGCGTCTTCGCGACGGCAGGCCAGGTTCAGGCTCCGCTGAGCGCCGCCTCCAGCGTCAAGATCGACTTTGAGCGCCCTGCGGTCAAGTCCGCACCCGCTCCGGCGGTGGCAGCACCTGTCGTCGTCGCAAAGCCGGCAGTCAAGAAGGCCGCGGCACCTGCCGCTGTCGCGCCCGCACCGAAGGTCGCCGTCAAGGCTGCGGCTCCCGCGCCCAAGGTCGCCGTGAAGGCCGCGGCTCCCGCGCCGAAGGCGCCGGTCAAGGCTGCTGCAGGCGTCAACGCAGCCATGCTGGCCTCGGCCTACGCCCAGATCGGCATCACACAGGACTGCACCGCCATGGTGGAGAAGGCCCTCGGCGCCGCTGGCATCCACGTGGGTGACCTGGCCCCGATGCAGTTCCTGAGCTACGGCAAGGTGGTTTCCACCCCGCAGCCCGGCGACATGGTGGTCCAGTCCGGCCACGTGGCGATCTACGCCGGCGGCGGCAAGGTCATCAGCGGCGGCATGAACGGCATCAATGCCACCATGGCCCACCCG